The genomic window CTGTCGACGATTCGGCCAGCAGCCAATTTATGATCTTGCTGCTGCCACTGGAGCTTCCCGCTGGCAAGTACACCACGTTCGGCCGCGTGATCGAAGGCCTGCCGGCGGTCTCGTATTTCACACGCCTGGACCCCACCAAGAAGACCGACAAAAACGAGGTCAAGATGCCGCCCGATCGGATCCTGACGGCCAAAGTGGTCCGCAAACGGGACCACGATTATGAGGTGAAGTACGTGGAGGAGTAGGACAGCAAGGAAAAGAAAGGACAGAAAGGGACAGAAAGGACAGAAAGGACAGAAAGGACAGAAAGGACAGAAAGGGACGGTGACTGCTTGGCGGTTGCCTGACGGAACGGACTGTGTCCTTTTCGTCTCTTATGTCCTTTAGGTCCCTTTGCCCTGCCCTATCCCTTTGCCCTGTCCTGTCCCTTTGCCCTGCCCTGTCCCTCTGCCCTGCCGCCCCCTAACGCCACTCTTTAGCGAGCCACGGTGTCGGTTTCTTGTCCGCCGTTGGCGATGCGAGGCTGGAAGGGACTGGCGATCGAACGCACAAAGTCCAGGACAGCCTGCAGGTTTTCGTCAATCGCTTCCAAGTCGTCGTGGCTGGCGTCGGCAATATCCAGCTCGCTTTCAAAATCTTCCAGCGGGCAGCACACCTGAGGCGTGTCACGCTGGTCCATCACGACCAGATCTTCCGGAGCCGGGGGCACGGGCAGTGGGGCGGCAGCCGGCGGGCCGACCAGAGCGGGCTGAACCGGCAGTTGTTCGGCCAACTGGCTCAGCAGCGAATCGGCTTGCCGGCCAGCGTATTGCGTGGCCGACAGCAAGCGTTCCCCAATCGCTTCGGGCTGCACGCTCGATCGCAGCCAACCTTCGGGCCGCAGCGCGTCGCTGGCTTGCCAGACGACTTCGTCCAACAAGCATTCCAGCGAGCCCGCAGCCGCCAAGGCGACCTCTTCGCTCGGCGTCGCGTCCTCACTCGGCGTCGCGTCCGCGGCCACTTGCATCGGAGCCGGTTCGATGACGGCTTCGTCGTCGGCCGCTGCTTCGTCGGCTACTGCTTCCACAACCGCCACGGTGTCCTGAGCCGGCGAATCATTCCAGATCGCACTCGCATACGGCTCCACTTCCCCGCAGTCGATGGCATCCAGATCGACGGCATCCAGTTCGACCGGGGCGGCGATGGCTACTTCTTCGACTTCCGGAGTCGCAGCTGGAGCAGAAGCGTCCATTTGCAGCGGGATGGGTACGCTGCGGCTGGGTCGGGGGATCCCGTCGGCAAAGATTTGCCACTGCAGAGCGTCGGTGGCCGTCAAGTCATAGGGCAGATACTCTTCGGGATCGCGAAGCGTGCAGATGATCGGGCTGTCCATCAGGCGAGCCATTTCCTCCACCGCGAGCTCCGCCACTTCGGCGACCTCTTCCACCGCCGGCTCGACGACTTCCACGACTTCGACGATTTCTTCCACCGCCGGCTCAGCCACTTCCACCACTTCGGCGACTTCTTGCACCGCGGGCTCAGCGGCTTCCGCCACTTCCGCGATTTCTTCCACTGCGGGCTCGGCGACTTCCGCCACTTCGGCGATTTCTTCCACTGCGGGCTCAGCGGCTTCCACGACTTCGGCGATTTCTTCCACTGCCGGCTCAGCCACTTCCACGACTTCGGCGATTTCTTCCGCCGCCGGCTCAGCGGCTTCCACGACTTCGGCGATTTCTTCCGCCGTCGGCTCAGCCGCTTCTGCGACTTCCGCGATTTCTTCTGCTACGGGCTCGGCGGCTTCGGCCACTTCGATGACTTCTTCCATGGCCAGCTCAGCCGCATCTGCGACTTCTTCCACAGCGGGCTCCGCTGCTTCGGCAACTTCCAGGCTTTCTTGTGCTGCGACGTCGGCTACTTCTTCCGCTGCGGGCTCGGCGATTTCGGCGACTTCCTCGGCCGGTGTGGCGACAACTTCCGTGACAACTTCGACGGACGGTGGGGATGCTTCAGCGGGTTGGTTGACATCCAGAGGCTCTTCGCTGGCCAGTTGGTCAATGGCGCCTGCGAGTGGATCGGAATCATCCGCGACGGTTTGTACGTCGGCGGACTGTGGGGCGTCGGCTTCGTCGAGAGTGTCCAAGGAGTAGCCTTCGGGGACACAGTATTCGATCCCGGCGAGGGCGTTGGCGGCGGCGATTTTAGCCGCGTCGGTGGGAGTCATGTCGGCGCAGATGGGGATCGGCGCGTGAGAACATTGGTTGAGGAAATGCTGGGCTTGCGCCAAGGTGGGAAACAAACAGAGAGCCAAGCCAGCTAACCAGACGCGTAGTCGAAGTTTCATCTTCGAGTCCTCCTGACAAACCTCGCCGGGACTTCCATGATCGGAATATGATCAGGCGAGTTTGCGAATAAAATGGGGTGGGAATAAATAGGTTGGGCGACTGTCATGTCGCAGTGGGATCTGAAGGAGGCTATCGGCGAGTTTAGCGATCACGGTCAAGGTGCCGGTTGCGAAATAGGCAACGATTCGCTAGCAGTGGGCGGTTTGGGGGGGCTGGTCCGGTATTCCACGTAGCATCGGCCCCCGGCCCGTGTGTTCTGCTACGTAGCATGGGTCCCCGGCCCGTGTGGTCTTCCCCGTAGCATGGGGCCCTGACCCGTGTGGTCTTCCCCGTAGCATGGGTCCCCGGCCCGTGTGGTCTCGTACGTAGCATGGGGCCCCGGCCCGTGTGCGAAGAACCGGGTGGGATGGCAAAATGCAAAATGCAAATTGCAAAATGTCCGCACCGCAAGCGAGCTGAGAGTTGGGTGGGCGGTCCGTCGCTTTTCCGTGAACGTGGTACAAACTACGGTGCGGCGATTTGCGCTATCCACGGGCCTTGGACCCATGCTACCGAGAAGATTACACGGGCCGGGGGCCCATGCTACGGGGAAGACTACACGGGGGCTTATCCCATGCTGCTTACCAGCGCATTTCCATATTGGAGACGATCCGGGTGGCCAGATCATCGATGGCGTCTTGCAGTTCGGTTTCCACCGACTGGCCGGCTTCGGGGACAAGTCGACCGCTTTGCGAAAAGGTGAAGGCCAGCGAGTTGTCGGGCAGCAGCTGATTTTGCATCAGGACCTGACCGCTGCGGTCCAACCAAGTGGCTTGCACCGAGACAACGGCATCGAGCGCCCGAGGATCGTCGCCGGAGGTTTCAGTCAGGACCCGTTTGGTCTCGGTTAAGAATCGTACGGTGAGCGTACTGTCGGCTGTGGGATCGCCGGTGACTTTATAAGGCGTACGCTGTTCAATTTCGCGATTCACCGCTTCGGTCAGGCGAACGCCCAAGTCATGACGGAAGGTATCGTTTCGCGCAACCGGCACGTACACCGTGCGGATATCGCTGCGGTACATCGCATGAGGACCGATCTGATAGCCCGCGCAGCCCACGGTCGAGAGCACGCTGACGAGGCACAGGGCCATCGTCCAGACTGGCTGGAGTCGCGTTGGAGCGGTGGGAGGAGCAGGCATTGTCATCACCATCGGTGCTTACCTCAGCACGGTGCCGCCTTCGGAAAGGATCAGCGGTTTGCTGCGGCGTTCATTGGGAAACGCATCGGACAGCCAAGCGAAACGCTTGGGCGGTAGATCCGGCAGATCGGAAAAGGCTGCCAAACGCTCGCGTGCCTGAGCGGCAAAGGGCGTGTTGGGATGCTTTTCTAGGACTTCCTGGTAGTACACCCGAGCGGCGCCGTATTCTTTGCGTCGTTCACGATAGCGGCCGCGATAGTCCAGTTTTTCAGCTTTCTTGAAGTCGATTTCAGCGGCAATTTTCGCCAGTTCGTCGCTCAGCTGGGGATCATTCATGCGATCCGGGAACCGCCGCCGTGTCTGCCGCAACAATTTTTCCGCTTCGTCCAGCATGATCCCACTGTAGCTGGGCCCGGCATAGATCAACAGTTTGCAGCGGAGACCCATGATGTGGGCGTTGAACTGGTGTTCGCTGTCGGGAAAGGTTTCCCGCAGGTCCGTGAAGAACTCGTCGGCGTCCTGGTATTTGCCCTGACGCATCTTTTCCACGCCGGCCGCCATCGTGGCGTCGTCGGATAACACGCCGGTGGGATCGTTGTAGCGGATGTTATCCAATACGCGGATGGCGTGTCCGTCGACATCGAAGAAGGGGCGGGAAGGATCGAAGAAGTTGACGGGCATCCAACTGCGATCTCCGGCTTTTTCGGTTTCGATCCAGTATTGGCTGATTTCAAACAGACGAGCGGCCGCGCGATCATTGTGGCGATTACGAGGGTGTTCCTTCTGCAGCTTGGAAAACATCTCTTCGGCGTCGGTCAGTTGGTCGGCAAAAAAATAGCTCTCGCCGGCCATCAATAGAGCGTCTTGTTCCAACGCCGATCCTCGATGGGCTTCGCCCGCGCGGACAAACAGCTTGGCGGCCTTTTCGTATTCCTTCTTGGCTTGTTCGCGGGGCAGGTTAGCGGCCGCGGCAAATACCTGGTCGGCCTCGCGGTATAGCAGCTTCGCCTTCTCGCGGTTTTCCGGTTCGCGGCCGGTCATGTAACTGATCATGCGATTGGTCGAGCGTTCGGTCGCGGCTCGGATGCCGGTTTCTTCTTCCGGACTGTGAGCAGCCGTTTCGGCAACCACCGTCGGTTGGTGGTCAGGCGGAGGTCCCACCAGCGACCGCATTCCAGCGGAACTGCGCTCGGTCAGTGTTTGGCAACCGCACAGCGACATGCTCGCTGCCGCTAGCAAGACAAACAACGTCGGGCTCAGCGGACGAGGGTTGCAGGTTGATTCAGACATCCGTGTCCTCAGCAAAATTAAGTCGGTTAGGTGTCGACGGAGGTGGGCAGGTAGCGGCTCATTCGAGGTGCGTAACCCAGCATTGTGGTTATGTATCGACTCAGCAGCGGTCGCAGTTCGCCGTATATTTTTTCGGCAACGGTTTCCGGGCGGATTGCTTCGGGGCTGAGTAAAAATTGCAGCACTCGAAAACTCTCGGCGGACAGGATCTTGGTTTCGCGATGTTGTCGACGGCATCTATCGCACAAGGCACCTCCTGCGAGCAACCCGAATGTCTGCGCCCCGGCAGTGGGCAGCGGTCCCCCGCAGGCCACACATTGTTGGGTTCCCGGGGCGTGGCCGAGCAAACGCAGGGCTTGCAATTCAAAAAACAGCAAACTGGCCGCCAACGGGGCGTCTCCGTCGATTCGTTGGATAGTCGCGAGTGTCAGGTCAAATAGTTCGGGATGCGGATCACCTTCGTCGGTCCAATGACGGATCATTTCCGCCACGTAGTAACCGGCATACAAACGCTGCAAACGCTGGTGGGCATCCAGGTAAGCTAGCTCGGTGGCCCGAAACCGCCGCTCGAGTTTGGCTTCGGTCAACAGGTCCAACGTATCGCCGGCTTTGCGGATTAGTACTACGCGACAAAGGGCCAACAGGTCAAGCGAACCTTCAAAGGGACCTTTGGGACGCCGCGCGCCTTTGGCCAGGGTCCCCAGTTTGCCAAAGTCACGCGTCAGCAGCGTGACCACGAGACTGGTTTCACTGAATTCGATCGTCCGCAGCACAATCGCGTCCGACTTGTCCATCGGCTATTCGCCTTCGCGCCCCAGCATGGCCAGGTATTCGCTCATTTCACCCGCCGCATGGGTGTCGTTTTGGGCTCGAGCCTGTTCGATGCCGTCACGGAGAAACCCGCGAGCTTCGTTTACTTGGTCCAAATCGACCAACAGTTGGGCGGCCATAAAGAACGCCGGCACGTAGGGCGGTTGGTCTTTCGTTAAGGACGTGAAGCCGGCAATCGCTTCGTCGTGCAAGCCTTCGCTCCGCTGTTCCATCGCCAGAGAGTAGCGCAGGAAGGTGTCGCTGGGATCGTCGGCCAGCATGGCTTCGATTTTGGCGCGTCGGTCGCTCATCGGATCTCGGTACGTCGGGGGCAGGATGGGGTGAATTGCAGTTTACCGTTGCCTAGGCGGGCAGGGCAGAGGGGAGTAAAGCTGGCAGAATCGGATTAATCGGTACAAACCTCCAATTTGGTTCAACTCCTACGATCCCATCCTCCGATACCTGAGAGCGTAGAAATGTATGTTCCCTTGAAGAGGTTTGCGCATGTTCGGCGGCATAAAACAGACGCTTTGTGCGGTCTTATTGGTGGGGCTGAGCCTAACGGCGGTCAGCGGCCAAGAGGTCCAAAGCAATCATCCCATCCAGTTGGTTGTGGGTAAGCAGCCCGGTAGCCGCAAGGACATGGTGCGTCGCGCGGCACCCACTGGCCGGTCACCGGGGCTATTCAGTCGCTTGATGAACTTGGGACGCGACGGCGACGATGATAACGAAACCGTCACCCCGCTGCCCGATTCGGAGCGCGAGCCCGCGGATTGGACCGGCGTGCCCTACCACGAGCCTGGCAAACGATCGAGCCATTCGTCTGCTGGCAGTGGCCAACGGGCACCGGTTGTCGATCCGGGTAGTCCGACCCGCGTGGCCACTCGGCGTTCCACCACGACTCGCCCGCATGCGACCACGACTCGTTCGAATGCGTCGGTGGGTCCGGTCCCCACGCCCCCTCGTGCCAACCAAGCCTCGGCCGTGCCGACCCCGCCAGCGGTCGATACCCTGCTCGTCCCCACGGCCAAAAGCCAGGTGATCGAAGTAGGCAAAGAGCCCGATGAGTTTTCGGCGACGTTCAGCAGCCGCCGCAATTCGCGACGTGAGATCGATCCCTTGGACGCGGCTCTGGTTTCCCCATCGGATCTGAAATCCGCAGCTTCGGATCGAGCTGTCGCGGGCAATCGAGCGATGGACCTCAGCGAAGTGCCGCACGTTTCACAGCGTCGACTGTCGCCCTCGCCCAAGCCCGCCGCGAGCAATGCTCAGGCTCAGTCGAGTCGCAGGACGCAGAGCCCCGCCCTGAGCGCCCCGGCCAGCCCCAGCATGCCACCGAGCCTGGCCGGTGACCGCGCTGTAAGCTCCCAGCCCGTACCGGCGGCCAAGCCCTCGGTGACGGCCGAGCAGCCCGCTCTGTCCGCCCCGTCGCCGCAACGCGTCGCCGCGAAACCCTCGCCGGGCTACCCTCTGTCGCTCGACGCCGGTGGCGTGCCTGCTCGCCCCGATACCGACAAAACCGCAACCAGCAAAACCGCAACCAACAAACCCGCAGCCCCGCTTGCGGCTTCGCAGCCGGCGACGAAACCGCAGCCGGTCGCCAAACCGCAGCCATCCGTCACGCCCGCGCCGTCGGCGGCTCCGCAAGCGATGGCTTTGAATTCGGCTGCGGATTCCGCCGCGGTTGGTTCCGGCATCGCGATGCCTCAACCACCTGCGATGGAAATACCTGTTGCCCCGACGCCAGCTGCACCCTCGGCTCCTGCCGCACCTGCACCCTCGGCTCTGGCCGCACCTTCGACTCCGGCTGCTCCTTCGACTCCGGCCCTGGCGGCAGGCTCGCCCCCGGCGGGAGTTCGGGTGCAAGCGGAAGGCGGCATTCAACTGCACTCGACCGACGGTTCGCAGCCACCGACCGAGGTCGCCAGCGACGCTCACATGCAGCCCCGCGATACCGCGGCCGGCGAGGGTCCGCTAGCCAGCGCTCCGGCCGAAGTACCCGGCTTGCGAGTGATCGCCGAAGGGCCTTCGCAGATCATGATTCGGCAAATCACCAAGTACGAAATTCGAGTGGAAAACCGTGGGGCCGTTGCGGCGCCGGGCGTTCTGGTACGCACCGCGATTCCGGCATGGATCGGCGTCCGCGGCAATCATGCCACACGTGGCGAAGTCGAACTGGAACAGGACGGTGGTGCTCGCCATTTGCTGTGGAAGATCGACAACCTGCCGGCTGGTGCCGTCGAACGGTTGAACATGCAAGTGCAAGCAGAAAAGTCCGGGACCTTCGGCGTGGCCGTCGATTGGACGCTGCTGCCGCAAACGAACAACCTGAAGGTCAACGTTCGTGAACCCAAACTGCAACTGTT from Roseimaritima ulvae includes these protein-coding regions:
- the lptE gene encoding LPS assembly lipoprotein LptE → MALCLVSVLSTVGCAGYQIGPHAMYRSDIRTVYVPVARNDTFRHDLGVRLTEAVNREIEQRTPYKVTGDPTADSTLTVRFLTETKRVLTETSGDDPRALDAVVSVQATWLDRSGQVLMQNQLLPDNSLAFTFSQSGRLVPEAGQSVETELQDAIDDLATRIVSNMEMRW
- a CDS encoding tetratricopeptide repeat protein; amino-acid sequence: MSESTCNPRPLSPTLFVLLAAASMSLCGCQTLTERSSAGMRSLVGPPPDHQPTVVAETAAHSPEEETGIRAATERSTNRMISYMTGREPENREKAKLLYREADQVFAAAANLPREQAKKEYEKAAKLFVRAGEAHRGSALEQDALLMAGESYFFADQLTDAEEMFSKLQKEHPRNRHNDRAAARLFEISQYWIETEKAGDRSWMPVNFFDPSRPFFDVDGHAIRVLDNIRYNDPTGVLSDDATMAAGVEKMRQGKYQDADEFFTDLRETFPDSEHQFNAHIMGLRCKLLIYAGPSYSGIMLDEAEKLLRQTRRRFPDRMNDPQLSDELAKIAAEIDFKKAEKLDYRGRYRERRKEYGAARVYYQEVLEKHPNTPFAAQARERLAAFSDLPDLPPKRFAWLSDAFPNERRSKPLILSEGGTVLR
- a CDS encoding COG1361 family protein, producing MFGGIKQTLCAVLLVGLSLTAVSGQEVQSNHPIQLVVGKQPGSRKDMVRRAAPTGRSPGLFSRLMNLGRDGDDDNETVTPLPDSEREPADWTGVPYHEPGKRSSHSSAGSGQRAPVVDPGSPTRVATRRSTTTRPHATTTRSNASVGPVPTPPRANQASAVPTPPAVDTLLVPTAKSQVIEVGKEPDEFSATFSSRRNSRREIDPLDAALVSPSDLKSAASDRAVAGNRAMDLSEVPHVSQRRLSPSPKPAASNAQAQSSRRTQSPALSAPASPSMPPSLAGDRAVSSQPVPAAKPSVTAEQPALSAPSPQRVAAKPSPGYPLSLDAGGVPARPDTDKTATSKTATNKPAAPLAASQPATKPQPVAKPQPSVTPAPSAAPQAMALNSAADSAAVGSGIAMPQPPAMEIPVAPTPAAPSAPAAPAPSALAAPSTPAAPSTPALAAGSPPAGVRVQAEGGIQLHSTDGSQPPTEVASDAHMQPRDTAAGEGPLASAPAEVPGLRVIAEGPSQIMIRQITKYEIRVENRGAVAAPGVLVRTAIPAWIGVRGNHATRGEVELEQDGGARHLLWKIDNLPAGAVERLNMQVQAEKSGTFGVAVDWTLLPQTNNLKVNVREPKLQLLIEGPDQVVFGESQSYKVRVLNPGDGTAGNVKFTLSPNSATPQTQQIGAIPPGKEAHFEVQLTAQDLGDLKIHGLATGDLELRTEGSKTIRVAAAELEAVLTGPPLRYQNGEATYKLKIQNNGAATSRNVTAKLQLPVGVEYVGGLKGVKLNGNTLAWTIDQLESGAARDFEFRCNMTNTGAHLLAFECQGTAAGRAAVSLTTRVEAIADLVLSINDPPAPAPIGEDVVYELMITNRGSKAANDVRALTHFSDHIEPARVEGHTGKVTVGQVLLDPIPRIEPGEKVTVRIIARAMKEGHHRFRAEISCGETVLVAEEATRYMSPMDEQISRRSSDATNR
- the recO gene encoding DNA repair protein RecO, with the translated sequence MDKSDAIVLRTIEFSETSLVVTLLTRDFGKLGTLAKGARRPKGPFEGSLDLLALCRVVLIRKAGDTLDLLTEAKLERRFRATELAYLDAHQRLQRLYAGYYVAEMIRHWTDEGDPHPELFDLTLATIQRIDGDAPLAASLLFFELQALRLLGHAPGTQQCVACGGPLPTAGAQTFGLLAGGALCDRCRRQHRETKILSAESFRVLQFLLSPEAIRPETVAEKIYGELRPLLSRYITTMLGYAPRMSRYLPTSVDT